Proteins from one Longimicrobium sp. genomic window:
- the rpoZ gene encoding DNA-directed RNA polymerase subunit omega — protein sequence MRVVTPGQAARHTGSKYLGVLVAAKMARNLNELRRNELAEDPTVSGDEPREKLTTIAIEEVREGTVKFTLTSRQRPIIPS from the coding sequence ATGCGAGTGGTAACTCCGGGCCAGGCGGCCCGACACACCGGCAGCAAGTACCTTGGCGTCCTGGTGGCCGCTAAGATGGCGCGCAACCTCAACGAGCTGCGCCGCAACGAGCTGGCGGAAGACCCCACCGTTTCCGGCGACGAGCCGCGCGAGAAGCTGACCACCATCGCCATCGAAGAGGTGCGCGAGGGCACGGTCAAGTTCACGCTGACCTCGCGCCAGCGCCCCATCATCCCCTCGTAG
- the gmk gene encoding guanylate kinase, protein MSARRTFPLVLSAPSGAGKTTIANRLRECRQDVAFSVSATTRTPREGERDGVHYHFVSADEFRRMIAADELIEWAEVHGNFYGTLLREVDKARDRGEFLLLDIDVQGAAQIRHKVPDAALVFILPPSGEVLVQRLVGRGSDAAEVVARRLRNARDEIREAPRFDYVVVNDDLDAAVGDVEAIMDGRTDHLRPHPPLDVLADRMAMEIDRHLRPSA, encoded by the coding sequence GTGAGCGCCCGGCGGACCTTTCCGCTGGTGCTTTCGGCCCCGTCCGGCGCCGGCAAGACGACCATCGCCAACCGGCTTCGCGAGTGCAGGCAGGACGTGGCGTTTTCCGTCTCCGCCACCACGCGGACGCCCCGCGAGGGCGAGCGCGACGGGGTGCACTACCACTTCGTGAGCGCCGACGAGTTCCGGCGGATGATCGCCGCCGACGAGCTGATCGAGTGGGCCGAGGTGCACGGCAATTTCTACGGCACGCTGCTGCGCGAGGTGGACAAGGCGCGGGATCGCGGCGAGTTCCTGCTGCTGGACATCGACGTGCAGGGCGCGGCGCAGATCCGCCACAAGGTGCCCGACGCGGCGCTCGTCTTCATCCTTCCGCCCTCCGGCGAGGTGCTGGTGCAGCGGCTGGTGGGGCGGGGAAGCGACGCGGCCGAGGTGGTGGCGCGGCGGCTGCGCAACGCGCGCGACGAGATCCGCGAGGCGCCGCGGTTCGACTACGTGGTGGTGAACGACGACCTGGACGCGGCGGTCGGAGACGTGGAGGCCATCATGGACGGGCGCACGGACCACCTTCGGCCTCACCCGCCGCTGGACGTGCTGGCCGACCGGATGGCGATGGAGATCGACAGGCACCTGCGCCCGTCTGCGTGA